In one window of Mesoplodon densirostris isolate mMesDen1 chromosome 4, mMesDen1 primary haplotype, whole genome shotgun sequence DNA:
- the KBTBD13 gene encoding kelch repeat and BTB domain-containing protein 13, with protein sequence MPQGPGALMQVWVGSQLFQADRALLVEHCGFFRGLFRSGMREARAAEVRLGALSPEGFRTTLRVLRGERPELAAPEELLQAVECAAFLQTPALARFLEHSLTSDNCALLCDAAAAFGLHDVFHSAALFIRDGSRELTAELALPEARAYVAALRPSSYVAVSTHAPAPGFLEDASRTVCYLDEEEDAWRTLAALPLEASTLLAGVATLGNKLYIVGGVRGPNKEVVELGFCYDPDGGTWREFPSPHQPRYDTALAGFDGHLYAIGGEFQRMAMSSVERYDPAAGCWSFAANLPQPAAGVPCAQARGRLFVCLWRPAETTTVVEYTVRADVWLPVAELRRPQSYGHCMVAHHDSLYVVRNGPKDDFLHCAIDCLNLATGQWTALPGQFVNSKGALFTAVVRGDTVYTVNRMFTLLYAIEGGTWRLLREKAGFPRPGSLQTVLLRLPHSARGQVASTTPEL encoded by the coding sequence ATGCCACAGGGCCCTGGGGCCCTGATGCAGGTGTGGGTGGGCAGCCAGCTCTTCCAGGCCGACCGGGCACTGCTGGTGGAGCACTGCGGCTTCTTCCGCGGCCTCTTCCGCTCGGGCATGAGGGAGGCGCGCGCGGCCGAGGTGCGCCTGGGCGCTCTGAGCCCGGAAGGCTTCCGCACCACGCTGCGGGTGCTGCGCGGTGAAAGGCCGGAGCTGGCGGCCCCCGAAGAGCTGCTGCAAGCCGTGGAGTGCGCCGCCTTCCTGCAGACGCCGGCGTTGGCGCGCTTTCTGGAGCACAGCCTCACGTCGGACAACTGCGCGCTGCTGTGCGACGCCGCCGCTGCCTTCGGCCTGCACGACGTCTTCCACAGCGCCGCGCTCTTCATCCGCGACGGCTCCCGCGAGCTAACGGCCGAGCTGGCGCTGCCCGAGGCTCGCGCCTACGTGGCGGCGCTGCGACCCAGCAGCTACGTGGCCGTCAGCACGCACGCGCCAGCGCCCGGCTTTTTGGAGGACGCATCGCGGACCGTGTGCTACCTTGACGAAGAAGAGGACGCGTGGCGCACGCTGGCCGCGCTGCCCCTGGAGGCCAGCACGCTGCTGGCCGGCGTGGCTACGCTGGGCAACAAGCTCTACATCGTTGGGGGCGTGCGGGGTCCCAACAAGGAGGTGGTGGAACTGGGCTTCTGCTACGACCCCGACGGCGGCACGTGGCGCGAGTTCCCCAGCCCCCACCAGCCGCGCTACGACACGGCCCTGGCCGGCTTTGACGGCCACCTCTATGCTATCGGGGGCGAATTCCAGAGGATGGCCATGAGCTCCGTGGAGCGCTACGACCCGGCCGCGGGCTGCTGGAGCTTCGCAGCCAACCTGCCGCAGCCAGCTGCCGGCGTGCCCTGCGCCCAAGCCCGCGGCCGCCTCTTCGTGTGTCTGTGGCGGCCAGCCGAAACCACGACCGTGGTGGAGTACACGGTGAGGGCAGACGTGTGGCTGCCCGTGGCCGAGCTGCGGCGCCCTCAGAGCTATGGCCACTGCATGGTGGCCCACCACGATAGTCTCTACGTGGTGCGCAACGGACCTAAGGATGACTTCCTGCACTGCGCCATCGACTGCCTCAACCTGGCCACGGGCCAGTGGACGGCGCTGCCCGGGCAGTTTGTCAACAGCAAGGGCGCGCTTTTCACAGCCGTGGTGCGCGGCGACACCGTCTATACGGTCAACCGCATGTTTACGCTGCTCTATGCCATTGAGGGCGGCACCTGGCGGCTGCTCAGGGAGAAGGCCGGCTTCCCACGGCCCGGCTCCTTGCAGACCGTTCTCCTCAGGCTGCCTCACAGTGCCCGGGGGCAGGTGGCCTCCACGACGCCAGAACTGTGA